The genome window GCGAGCTGCATCATGAGCGTCGATTTCCCGATGCCGGGATCGCCGCCGATCAGCACCACGGAGCCAGGCACGATCCCACCGCCGAGCACACGGTCCAATTCAGGGATGTGCGTGCGGATACGGGGTTCCGGAGCAACGGGGATATCGCCGATGGGGACGGCCGCGGTCGCGGCACCCTTCCGGCGTTCCGTTTTGCCACGGGCCGGAGATGCGACGCGCGTCTCCTCAACGAGGGAATTCCAGGCACTGCAGTTGGGGCAACGTCCTACCCACCGGGCGGACTCGTATGCGCATGCCTGGCACACAAACATGGAATGATCACGGGCCATAGAAGTCCTTTAATATAGCGAAAGGGCGGTATTTTTGCATGACGATTTCATGGGGAATTATCGTACATTGTCACCTGTTTGGTACACCGGTGGAGGCCCCGGAGGTATGCCCCTCCAGCGGAGACTCGCGTCGGGTCCGGCTGGATGTTTGGTAGCCCCGGTGCGGTTTCCACAAGATCCGAGTGTCCGCTGGAGGGGCATACCTCCGGGGCCAAACTGCAAAGCTTCGAATTTCTACCCGAGGGGCATACCTCCGGGCCAAGCCAAGGCTCCGAATTTCTACCGAGGATCAGCGCCTCGGGGCAACGTAGTCGGCTCGTTGCACACGATGTGCACATTGAACCTGACACGAACGTGATACCGCCCGCATGGTGCTTTTCCGACATACCGCTGTCCTGATCCTCCTGGCCGTCCTCCCCGCGGGCGCATTCTCCGCATCCAATTCCCGTCCCATCGCCCCCCCGAAGACCGAACTGCGCGCGATCTGGGTGACCACGGCCGCAGGGCTGGACTGGCCCCACTCCACCGACCGGCGCCAGCAACAGCAGTCGCTCCGCACCATCGTGCTCACCGCCAAAGAGATGGGGTTCAACACGATCTTCTTCCAGGTGCGCCCCCGCGGCGATACCTACTTCCGTTCAAAATTCGAGCCGTGGGCCGATCGCCTGACAGGCACGATCGGTAAAGACCCCGGATGGGATCCACTCGCGATGCTCCTCGCCGTGGCCCATGCCGAAGGCATGGACGTCCACGCCTGGGTCAACGTCTTCAAGATCCGCGGCCCCAACCCGGTCGGCGAAAGCACTCCCCGCCACCCATCACGCGCACTGGCTGCATGGTGCGTGGAGGATGCCGGCGAGATCTGGCTCGACCCCGGACGCCCCGAAGTGCGCACGTATCTTCTCAACGTCGTGATGGACCTCGTGCGTTCCTACGATATCGACGGCCTCAATTTCGATTTCATCCGCTACCCCGGCCATCGGTTCGACGACGCGGAGACCTATGCGCGGTATGGCAAGGGCATGGCACTCAACGATTGGCGCCGCGCGAACATCACCGCGTTCGTGCGGGATGCGTACAAGCAGGCGACGGCAGCGAAGCCACGGCTACGCGTCGGTTCCTCGCCCCTCGGCGTGTACCGCAGCGATGCCAACGGCGACCGCCGCGGAAGCTACTACTGGGTGTTCCAGGATTCCTATGGGTGGCTCAAGGAAGGGATCCACGACTATGTGTCGCCGCAGATCTACTGGATGAATGAACCGTGGAACCGCGAACCGCCATTTCACCGTGTGGTGAAGGACTGGAAAGGATTGACCGGCGGGCGCCACGTGTATCCCGGCATCGCTGCCTACCGTCCGGAGATCCAGAAGGACCTCGGCGCATACATCGACACCGTGCGGTCGTCGGAGCTGCACGGACAGGTGTTCTTCCGCTGGGAGAATATGATCGAGCCCGGTGCGCGCACGAACCGCTACCGGATGCCGGCCAACATCCCGGCGATGCCATGGAAGGATCCCGTCCCGCCGATGCCGGTCACGGACCTGGCCGTCGAGGAGCCCTCACCGGGGATCTACCGCCTGCGTTGGACGATGCCCCCGCCTGCCGACGATGGCGATACGGCGGCGTACTACAATGTGTACCGTTGGACGAACGCACAGATCCCGATGCATCTCCCGGAGTCGCGGATCGCGATCACACGCCCCGGGACGCACTCCCTTGTTGACTCGACCCACTCCGATGGGAAGTCGCGGTACTATTACGCCGTCACGGCATTCGACCGCTCTCACAACGAAAGCGCCCCGTCCCCGGTCATTTGCAGCGTCACGGAGCAGGTCATGGGGCCGGCACTCGCACCGCTCCCTCCGACCCCACCCAAACCCGTGACGCTCGGCGTCACGATCGAGCATTCCACGGGACGGCCGACGCTGGTGCAGTATTCGATCCCGGAACGTACACGGGTGGCAGTGGACATCATCCGCCGCCGCGAGGGGATCCCCGATACGCTGCAATCCATGCTCGTCCGCGCGGTGCAGGACGGGGGTACCTACTCCGTCTCGCTCGACGGCATCCCTCTCGATCCGGGCGCCTACACGATCCGGCTCACCACCAGCGAGAAGAGCATCGAGCAGCAGATCCGGGTGGGACAGTAAGAAAGGAGGAGGGAAGAACGCAGTTGAGCTCTCTGTAGACTCTGTGACTTCCTTCCTTCCTCCTCCGCTTCAACTCTTCGTACGCCGCGCCCTCAACGCCCTGTTCAACGTCTCCAGATACCCCCTCGCTGAACTCTCGATGACATCGGTGCTCACGCCCCGGCCATGGAACTCGTCGCCGTCGATGCGCACACGCACGAACACCTCCACAAGCGCGTCGCCACCACCACTCACCGCTTTCGTCAGATATTCGGTCAACTCCCCGCTGATCCCCGTCGCCTTCCCGATCGCACGATAGGCAGCATCCACCGGGCCGTCGCCTGTCGCGGTTTCCCGGAACCGCTCACTCCCCCGACGGATCTCCACCGTGGCCTCGGGGCGCAACCGTGTGCCGCTGTGCACCTGCAGCATCTCCAGGTGGAACTGGTTCTCCGTGTCATCCCCGCCGCCGCCAAACAGCGCGAACAGGTCCTCGTCCAGCACTTCGTGCTTCTGCTCCGCAAGCTGCTTGAAGAGCGGGAACACGCGCGCAAGATCGTCCGCGGTGAGCGTGCAACCCAGCTCCGCATAGCGTGCCTGCAACGCAGCAGCATCGCTCTCCGTGCCAAGCACCGTATGCTCTTCTATCATGCCCACGAGTCCGGGGGTGAGGCGGCGCGTCGAGCCATGCGCCGCGCTCCCCGTCTGGCCGGACGCATGGAACACGCCGGCCCCGACGATCGGCTTCATGCGCGGCACGGGCATGCCGGTCATGCGCCCCACCAGGCGACTGGCGGCAGCGAGTTCTTCCGTATGGAGATCGGTGGTGCATCCCCAGTACCCCGGATTGACCCAGGCTGCAAGGGCGACCTCTTCGAGCGGCGCGATCCCTGCCCGTTCCCCGACCCCATGCATGCTGCAGACGATCTCGCGTGCGCCCGAACGGACCGCACTGAGGCTGTTCGCCACCGCAAGGCCGAGGTCGTTGCGACAGAGGGCTCCAAGGACGACATCCTCGGCACCGGAGAGCCGTTCACGCACGGCACGGAACATGGCCCCGAAGTTCTCGGGCAGCGCATACCCCTCGCCGTCGGCAAGCACGATGGTCGTGGCACCGGCACCGACGGCACGATAGACGTACTGCAGCAGTTCCTCCGGAGAGAATGATGTCGCCTGCGTGAAGTGGACCGACACATCGGCACAGTGGTCGGTGGCAGCACTGACGCCTTCCTGCACGCTGGCGAGCGCCCGGTCCTTCTCCTCCTGCGGGAGTCCTCCGCACGCATCCACGATCACACAGAGCCGCGGCATGCGCGCGCCCTGCAACGCCTCCCACGCACGGTCGACGTGCGCCCGGATGGGCCGGCAGCGCGCACTCACACCGCACTGCCCGATCGTCCCCGCGATAAGGCGGACCGCCTCAAAATCTTCCCCCGATGCCATGGGCTCACCCGCATCGATGGTGCTCACACACAGCCGTTCGATCTGCCGCGCGATGCGCAGCTTCTCCTCCGGGTTCATCGCACACCCCGGCACCTTCTCACCCTCCCCGATCGTCGCGTCGTGGATCTTCAATGTATCATTCATGGAGAGCCCCCGCGCATGCACCCCGCCGGCGGTGGTCATTGGCCTTCCGCCTTCGGCGCGACCACAAGCAGCCCGTATTCCACGCTGTCCACGAGCGCACGCCAGCTCGCTTCGATGATGTTCGCGCTCGCCCCCACGGTGCTCCAGCGGTTCACGCCGTCCTGCATGTCGATGAGCACGCGCGTGATCGCTTCGGTGCCGTTGTGGCTGTCCAGGATACGTACCTTGTAGTCCGCGAGGTGGAACCGCTCGATCGCCGGATAGTGCGGCGCCAGGGCCTTGCGCAACGCACGGTCGAGGGCGTTCACCGGCCCGTTCCCCTCCGCGGCTGTATGCGCGAGCTCGCCCTTGACGCGGATCTTCACCGTCGCCTCGGCGAACGTTCCGCGCCCTTCACGGTGCTCGACGTTCGCGACATGGTCCACAAGTTCAAAGAGCGGGACATATGCGGGGTTCTGGCGCTTCAGCATCATCGCCACGGACGCTTCGGCGGATTCGAACGAGAAGCCGCGCGATTCGAGTTCCTTGATCTCGGACAGCACGTTGGAGATCGCCGCTTCCTTGTGCCCTTCCAGTCCGTGCTCCTCGGCCTTCGCCACCACGTTGCCGCGGCCGGAGAGCTCGGAGACGACGATGCGCATCTGGTTCCCCACCACCTCGGGGTCGCAATGCTGGTACGACTTCGTCGTGCGGCGCATCGCCGCAACATGGATACCGCCTTTATGGGCGAAGGCGGATTTCCCGACGAACGGCAGATGCTCGTCCGGCGCGAGGTTCGCGATCTCCGCCACGAAGTGCGAGATGTCCGTGAGCTGCGCGAGCTTTCCTTCGGGTAGGCACCGCTCGCCCAGCTTGAGTTCGAGGTCTGCCATCACGGAGACGAGGTTCGCGTTGCCGCACCGTTCGCCATACCCGTTGATCGTTCCCTGCACCTGCGTTGCACCGGCGCGCACCGCGGCGAGCGAGTTGCTCACGGCACATTCACCGTCGTTGTGGCAATGGATGCCCAGCTCGCCGCTCACCTGCGCACGCACGGTGCGGACCACGGCCTCGATGTCCCACGGCAGGCTGCCGCCGTTGGTGTCGCACAGGATCACCACCTCCGCGCCGCCCGCGAACGCCGCCTTCACCGTGCGGAGGGCATAGTCCGCGTCTTCCTTGTAGCCGTCGAAGAAATGTTCCGCGTCGTAGAAGACCCGCCGTCCCCGGGAAGCAAGATACGCGACGCTCTGTTCGATGATACGCAGGTTCTCTTCCGGTTCGGTGCGGAGCACTTCGCGCACATGGAGCATGGAGGTCTTGCCCACTACAGTGCAGACCGGCGTTCCGGCGTCGAGGAGTGCGATCACGTTCGGGTCCGTGGCGGGGTCGCCGCCCACACGGCAGGTGGAGCCGAACGATGCGATGGCGGCATGTTTCCACTTCATCGTGGCTGCACGCTGAAAGAATTCCACGTCCTTCGGGTTCGAGCCGGGCCATCCGCCTTCAATGAAGGCCACACCCAGGTCGTCGAGCCGCTGCGCGATGCGGATCTTGTCGTCACAGGACAATGAGATCCCTTCGCGCTGGGTCCCATCCCGAAGCGTGGTATCATAGATGCTGATCATCGCAACTCCTCCATGGTGATGATGCTGCTGTTGTCGTGACAGAACACAACCGCCCGCTGCTCACCAGAGGCGAACCGTGCAGTGACCGTTACAGGAATATCGTGTGGAGGGTGTGCGCTGCCGTCCTCTGGTGCCGCTGTCAGCCGATGCTATGAATCGACGGAGCGCCCAGGGGCAGGGAAAGCGCGGTAATTCGGATATTGATCATGGAACGAACAACGCCGGGGAGGCGCTGGGAGCGCGCCTCCGGCCGCTGGAGCGTGGCGTTATGGACGTTGTTCTTCATGATGATGTCTGAATACAATATACGAGTCTGGCGGGCGATGTCAAGAAGAAAAGATCATCGCACGCCGAGTGCCTGTACCAGGAACAGACTGAGCTCCGGCACGTACGTGATGAGGAGCAGGGCCAGAAGAAGGATGATCGTGAACGGTATCACCGACCGCACCACCGTGAAGACCGGTGTGTGGAACCGGAGGCTCGAAATGAACAGGTTCAGGCCGACCGGCGGCGTCAGGTACCCGATCTCCAGGTTCGCCAGGAAGATGATCCCGAGATGGACCGGATTGATCCCGTACGCGCTGGCGATCGGGACGACCAGCGGCACCACCACGATGATGGCCGAGAAGATATCCATCATCATGCCGACCACGATGAGGAACATATTCAGGACGATAAGGAACAGCACCGGACTGCTGATGAAGGTCTTGGTGTATTCGAAGAGCTGCATCGGCACTTCTTCGTCCACCAGATAATTCGTCAGCCCCATGGCGGTGCCGATGATCATCAGGATCGCGCCGACCAGCAGCATGCTCTCGCGCATGACGCGCGGCACGTCCGAGAAGAGCTTGATGTCTCTGTACACGAACACTTCCACGACAAGCACGTAGAACGCGGTCACGGCAGCGGCTTCCGTGGCCGTGAACAGGCCGGAGTAGATGCCGCCGATGACAAGGACCGGAAGCGGGACCTCCCAGGCGGTGGCCCTCAGCGCAATGAACACCTCGCGCCAGGAGAACGGGGTCCGCGGCACGCGTTGGACGATTCCCTGCCGGATGCTGTAGGCCCCCAGTGCGACCACCAGAATGAGACCCGGAATGATACCGGCCGCGAAGAGCTGATCCACACTGATCTTCGCGATCACGGCATACAGGATCAGCGGGAGGCTCGGCGGGAACAACAGCCCCAGGCTTCCGGAGGTGGTGACGAGTCCGAGCGAGAACCGCTCGCCATACCGCTCATTGGTGAGGATCGGATACAGGAGCCCGCCCAGCGCAACGATGGTCACGCCGGAGGCGCCGGTGAACGCCGTGAACACCGCGCACGTGATGAGCGCAACAACACCGAGTCCGCCGGGGATCCAGCCGAACAGTGCACGGGAGAGATTCACAAGGCGCGTGGGCGCCTTGCTCTCCGCCAGCATATAGCCGGCGAAGGTGAAGAGAGGAATGGCAACGAGCGTGGGGTTGCTGCCGATGCGGTACAATTCCACGATCACCGCGGAAGCATCGATCTCCTGCGCGGTGAAGGCAAGCATCGCCGTTGCACCGATGATGGTGAACAGCGGCGCCCCGAAGAGCGCAAGAATGGCGAAGCCAGCAGCGATCAGCCAGGTACCCATGGTCAGGCACCCCTTTCTGCCGGCGGGTGAACGGTCCACCAACCGTGCTCAACCACCTTCAATGCGAAGTGGAGCATGATCATCACATACCCGGCAGGGATGATGGCCATCGCCGTCCAACCCGGAAGCCCGAGCACGAACTCGCCACCCGCTTCCATCTCCGCCGTCAGGAACGTCCACGATGCCACCGCAAGGTAATAGCAGACGATGGTCCC of Ignavibacteriota bacterium contains these proteins:
- a CDS encoding citramalate synthase; translation: MISIYDTTLRDGTQREGISLSCDDKIRIAQRLDDLGVAFIEGGWPGSNPKDVEFFQRAATMKWKHAAIASFGSTCRVGGDPATDPNVIALLDAGTPVCTVVGKTSMLHVREVLRTEPEENLRIIEQSVAYLASRGRRVFYDAEHFFDGYKEDADYALRTVKAAFAGGAEVVILCDTNGGSLPWDIEAVVRTVRAQVSGELGIHCHNDGECAVSNSLAAVRAGATQVQGTINGYGERCGNANLVSVMADLELKLGERCLPEGKLAQLTDISHFVAEIANLAPDEHLPFVGKSAFAHKGGIHVAAMRRTTKSYQHCDPEVVGNQMRIVVSELSGRGNVVAKAEEHGLEGHKEAAISNVLSEIKELESRGFSFESAEASVAMMLKRQNPAYVPLFELVDHVANVEHREGRGTFAEATVKIRVKGELAHTAAEGNGPVNALDRALRKALAPHYPAIERFHLADYKVRILDSHNGTEAITRVLIDMQDGVNRWSTVGASANIIEASWRALVDSVEYGLLVVAPKAEGQ
- a CDS encoding TRAP transporter large permease subunit, with the protein product MGTWLIAAGFAILALFGAPLFTIIGATAMLAFTAQEIDASAVIVELYRIGSNPTLVAIPLFTFAGYMLAESKAPTRLVNLSRALFGWIPGGLGVVALITCAVFTAFTGASGVTIVALGGLLYPILTNERYGERFSLGLVTTSGSLGLLFPPSLPLILYAVIAKISVDQLFAAGIIPGLILVVALGAYSIRQGIVQRVPRTPFSWREVFIALRATAWEVPLPVLVIGGIYSGLFTATEAAAVTAFYVLVVEVFVYRDIKLFSDVPRVMRESMLLVGAILMIIGTAMGLTNYLVDEEVPMQLFEYTKTFISSPVLFLIVLNMFLIVVGMMMDIFSAIIVVVPLVVPIASAYGINPVHLGIIFLANLEIGYLTPPVGLNLFISSLRFHTPVFTVVRSVIPFTIILLLALLLITYVPELSLFLVQALGVR
- a CDS encoding family 10 glycosylhydrolase; amino-acid sequence: MVLFRHTAVLILLAVLPAGAFSASNSRPIAPPKTELRAIWVTTAAGLDWPHSTDRRQQQQSLRTIVLTAKEMGFNTIFFQVRPRGDTYFRSKFEPWADRLTGTIGKDPGWDPLAMLLAVAHAEGMDVHAWVNVFKIRGPNPVGESTPRHPSRALAAWCVEDAGEIWLDPGRPEVRTYLLNVVMDLVRSYDIDGLNFDFIRYPGHRFDDAETYARYGKGMALNDWRRANITAFVRDAYKQATAAKPRLRVGSSPLGVYRSDANGDRRGSYYWVFQDSYGWLKEGIHDYVSPQIYWMNEPWNREPPFHRVVKDWKGLTGGRHVYPGIAAYRPEIQKDLGAYIDTVRSSELHGQVFFRWENMIEPGARTNRYRMPANIPAMPWKDPVPPMPVTDLAVEEPSPGIYRLRWTMPPPADDGDTAAYYNVYRWTNAQIPMHLPESRIAITRPGTHSLVDSTHSDGKSRYYYAVTAFDRSHNESAPSPVICSVTEQVMGPALAPLPPTPPKPVTLGVTIEHSTGRPTLVQYSIPERTRVAVDIIRRREGIPDTLQSMLVRAVQDGGTYSVSLDGIPLDPGAYTIRLTTSEKSIEQQIRVGQ
- a CDS encoding 2-isopropylmalate synthase (catalyzes the formation of 2-isopropylmalate from acetyl-CoA and 2-oxoisovalerate in leucine biosynthesis); translation: MTTAGGVHARGLSMNDTLKIHDATIGEGEKVPGCAMNPEEKLRIARQIERLCVSTIDAGEPMASGEDFEAVRLIAGTIGQCGVSARCRPIRAHVDRAWEALQGARMPRLCVIVDACGGLPQEEKDRALASVQEGVSAATDHCADVSVHFTQATSFSPEELLQYVYRAVGAGATTIVLADGEGYALPENFGAMFRAVRERLSGAEDVVLGALCRNDLGLAVANSLSAVRSGAREIVCSMHGVGERAGIAPLEEVALAAWVNPGYWGCTTDLHTEELAAASRLVGRMTGMPVPRMKPIVGAGVFHASGQTGSAAHGSTRRLTPGLVGMIEEHTVLGTESDAAALQARYAELGCTLTADDLARVFPLFKQLAEQKHEVLDEDLFALFGGGGDDTENQFHLEMLQVHSGTRLRPEATVEIRRGSERFRETATGDGPVDAAYRAIGKATGISGELTEYLTKAVSGGGDALVEVFVRVRIDGDEFHGRGVSTDVIESSARGYLETLNRALRARRTKS